TAGGTTCAATCGAAAGAGACAACTTGTGTCCAGGATGCTTTAATCTGGGATTTAGTGCACAGAGCATCAGCTCTTCCACGGCGTGATGTAAACAAAGGCCTCTTTCCCCAGAGGAACGATGAGTATAAAGATATtccattatgaaatatatatataaaggtacagcATTATAACAAATGGTAAATTCTTATATGACaaaatttctatatacatacagcatTATCTGTTAACGTAATGAATAGagttcattttgacaaatgttgAAAAAGTTATGAATAAGAACAAATCATTTCATAATTGAAATATGTTCTTAAGGTTCTGATATTCTATCACCAAGATTAGGTGAGTCAAACGAACGAACATATCCTACTAATATAGTATCGATAATCTACTCACTAAATTTCCCCACTAACAAATGAACCACAAAATGCTCTCCCCTTTACTCAACAAATAACGCAAGCCAACAAATTTTCTCTACTGCATTCAAATGAATAAAACGAAATGTATAATACTCTTGCATGTTACCAAGAGCGCGAACTAATCTCTCCACAGCACCGATGCCGCACAAGTTTCGCATCAAGTCGGGATCCAAACCGAAGGGCGTCTCCAACAGGAACGCGGGCCTGGAATGGGTGCGGAAGCACGCAACCAGCGGAGTTCTCTATTTCGCGGACGACGACAACACCTACGATATTAGAGTGTTTGAAGAGGTGCGTAGaaacacatttataaacaaattAGTTTATggatattatgtacacacacacacacacacacacacacacacacacacacacacacacacacacacacacacacacacacacacgtaatgttTAATTTCCTCCTCTTTAGATGCGGTACACAAAGCGCGTGTCCATGTTCCCTGTGGGCCTCGTGACCAACAAAGGGATTTCGACGCCAGTTGTGAGCAATGGGAAATTCGTCTCCTTCTACGACGGGTGGATCAGCCACCGGAAGTATCCCTTGGACATGGCCGGTTTTGCCATCAACGTGAATTTCTTTCTAAAGGTACGGGCGCATCTGAAATCGTCGTCTCTtgcctgtcacccccccccccccacctctctctctctctctctctctctctctctctctctctctctctctctctctctctctctctctctctctctctctctctcccctctctctctctctctctctctctctctctctctctctctctctctctctctctctctctctctctctctctctctctctctctctctctctctctctctctctctctctctctctctctctctctccctctctctctctctctctctctctctctctctctctctctctctctctctctctctctctctctctctctctctctctctctctctctctctctctctctctctctctctctctctctctctctctctctctctctctctctttctctctctctcttctctctctctctctctctctctctctctctctctctcttctctctctctctctctctctctctctctctctctctctctctctctctctctctctctctctctctctctctctctctctctctctcattctctcttcctacttcttccctccgtctggtgtgtgttgttttgtgttaatGTAAGAGATGAGGATAAttacaccacccccaccaccaataataatagtaatgataataataataataataataataataataataataataataataataataaaataataaaataataataataataataataataataataaaaataataataataataataacaacagtaacaatgacaatgatgataatggcaataatatattaagtatgatgatactaaaaatgaatatgaagatcatgaaaatgataaaccaGAGTAACCGAAATATGAAGCCTTGTGCAGCAGCCATATAGCATTCAGTGCCTTTTGTAAGTCGACTCGTGATCCGCAATCTCCGACCCACCTAGACCGAGTATATGACCATCCGTGCTCCTTCAGAAGGAAATGATTGCCTGCGCTATCACAGAACGACACTGAAGGAACTTATTTTGTGAACTAAACAAGCTTTTTGCTGCCATGTACTTTTAATGCATGTAATACAATTGTGTCACTGCAATATATTCTATACAGGGCAAAACTATACCTTCTACGcttattaccacacacacacacacacacacacacacacacacacacacacacacacatacacacatacactctctctctctctctctctctctctctctctctctctctctctctctctctctctctctctctctctctctctctctctctctctctctctatgatagcCTAAATCCTACGAACTCATATATTTAAATGATTCCAAGATGGCGCCTCGGACCAAAGCCACGCGGCCTTGAAACGCCCCGCCAAACGCAGCGTACAGTAGGCGCTAATCATGCCACTCTTGGCCCGGTTTCCCACCCACGGAAACCTGGGGAGAACGAGTCTTACTACCTCCAGCTACGCCACCGATCACGCTTTGTTCTCAGTCtttttatttacctgtttacTTCTGTAATAACACTCTTTTCCAGACCCTCTCCCTATACCAGTTAGATagtttttattgagaagcgtatttttttcgttgtttagAACATACTGCAGTGCAATCTGTATAATTTCACTTTGACTTttctataatatattattaaatacaCATCTGTATGGTTCGCAAAGAGAGCTCTGGCAAGATCGTTCTGCGTTAGCGCGGGAAACATTTCCTTTAAGTAAGAGCAAGGAAGTTCCTATACTCAGTCTAAGGAGTCGAAGATTGTGGAtcgtgagtgtaagtgtaaacGTATATCTAACTTGGGgtcccctgcgcccccccccccccccccacccgcagaGACCGAACGCGAGTATGCCGTACGTGCCTGGCTACGAGGAGGACGGCATGCTGAAGAGCCTCAACTTCACCATGAATGAAGTCGAGTTTGTTGCGGATAATTGTACCAAGGTAATTGCAGTTCCGGGGATATGTGCTGTGAACACTAAAGTCGGTGcacgcatataaacataaacatacacgaacAAGGTTCAGTACTTCTTTAaaacatgtatacagacatgcgcacgaagacacatacacatatatacaatcgcAGGTACACACATGGACAAGCAGGCACTTCTACGCTtactatacacacacgcgcgcgcgagcgcgcgcctGTAAGGCAAAACAAATCTGATCACAGAATCACAGACACGTACATAACAAGTAAATACTAACACCTGAATGTAAATCATGATGGTATATACTTAGCaatcaatatatgtttatatacacatgtgtgagcttgtgagtgtgagtgtaagtgtaagtgtaagtgtgagtgtgagtgtgagtgtttgtgcgtgtgcgtgtgcgtgtgcgtgtgcgtgtgcgtgtgcgtgtgagtgtgtgtgtgtgtgtgtgttcttacctagttcttATCTAGTTGTTTCATTACGGGAGAAACCCAAAGCTCAAATGCTGTATTTGAAttgtcatataactttttaaactgaCACGCATTTTGCCACACACGACGCTATTTCTTGAcatttttctcgtctcttctaaCCTTTAACTTtttactgtgtcctctcgtccttcttgtgttcaaaattgtagtcatctttgtctaacttcatccttcctgtaatatagttgaacatcataatcatatcacttcattatcttatttcttctaaagtagtaagtcctattttctgtagcctttcttcgtagctcatatctcttagggtaggtgcccatcttgtggttgtcccttgaactctttctagtttatctatatccttttttttaagtgtgtactccataccactgcaccaagACTAGGTCTCATGATGGCTGTACTGATCTTCTTTACcatatcttcgtccacatacacgaatgccctcttacTGTTAGGTTCCTTAGGTCTTTTTCTTGATCTGCTGGGTTCAACATTACGTCTTCTAGTTTGTATTAGTATAGAGGACGATTTTTACtctctccgaacctgactacatggcatttattggtgttgaagTACAACTCCACATGATTAAGTTCTCGATGTCGCTTTGGAGGCATTGGCTTGAGACATCGcctattatccttttttgcaatttcgtgtcgtctgcaaacatattcagataactacctgggcttatgtttgacactaaatcattgatgaaaatagtaaacataatcggcgacAAGACCGATcgttgaggtactccgctagttactcgtcgccatgtagtaTTTccctcatctgtctttcatgaagaaagtcttccatccatttgAGGAGTTtgtctttcactccacctaggtcttctaatttccataacagtcttttatgagacaccatatcaaatgccttctaagtatacacaatccaccaaGCCGTCTCtctcttgtaatatttcagaaactctatcatggaaacagaggagatttgctacgcatgaccctccttccctaaaaccaaaattgtttatttgatatatcgTGTTTCCTAATTATCATTTCAAACATCTTTCATACTACACTAGGTAACGAAACTGGTCTCTAATTTAGAGGGTTTTTGTGTGTTGCAGCTCTTATTTAAAGATGTAACATTGGcgagtttccaatcttttggaatattaacaatatcggagtacataattcttcggcacattcccgcagaacccagttagatatatTTCATCTGATCCCTCTGCTTTATTCTTGTCTAATCCTTTCAGTggctcttttatttcattcttttttaatgtgatattttcgatattccgATTTACATGTGTACGGTTACTTGCCCTttcaaagaataaacaaacactgtctgaaatttctcattaagaatttactcatttcctcctccttagtatAAGCGTAGTcattgtacatttattgattttatCCTTTTCGCCTCCCTCGTGATATACTCTTTTCGTCccactttatacctttcatacaaCTGCCTAAGATTTATGTGTTATGGACATTTTCCAATGgagctgtttgttttttctcattttcttgcatttatcattgaggCACTTTTGGTCACTTCTTGCTTTAGTCTTGAatctagatatatttttttctactccctTTTATAGAATATAGAATTGAGAATGTTGCATATCAtggttctcttcgttcaggaaTTTTTCCCAGTTTATGTCATCAAAGAAATCTTCAGGCTTCCCTTGTAAttgtaatttccttttctttcgttactTACGGCGATTTTTTTCTGTAGCAGACAGCATTTTattaattactacatgatcacttttCCCTAGAAGCGGACAGTAATCCATGTTCCTAATGTCATCTTTATgatttgtaaatattaggtcaagcatagacggtctaccTAGCCttcttatcctggtatgatctgttacattctggaagagacaaaattcatttatgacttctagtaataTTGCATTCCACGAATATGGCTGAGCTCTGagatcgaaactttcccagtcaattttgctGTTGAAATCCCCTGTTGCAAGAATTTATTTTGCGTTAGTTCCCGAAGGTTGTAGtacttcttccaggctctttaacgttttggtaattttcttgtgccCACACCGATGTATGAGATGGTATGTAcactgtgattattataatgtttacgcCTTTGTTTCTACCTCAGTTGCTTTTAGTTCTACTATGGAGTCTTACTTAATCTCTATCTCCTtaaaataattcctttccttgttcatATTGCAACCCCATCCATTTCCATTTACCCTATCTTTTCTCCGTGAATCCTAATGTTGCATCGCCTACGGAGGGATCAAGTTTGGATTCAGTGgtgcatattacatctggtttattactttcaataattgcATCTAGTTCTAATAACTTCGGGCATAGACCATCTGTATTTGTGTAAACTATTTCCACTTAATCTCTCGGTATTCCTTTTGACTGCAaggcttatgtttttttttttttttttttttttttttttttttttttttttttgtgtgtgtgtgtgtgtgtgtgtgtgtgtgtgtgtgtgtgtgtgtgtgtgtgtgtgtgtgtgtgtgtgtgtgtgtgtgtgtgtgtgtgtgtttttcttatgAAAACAAACATATCACTATAGGTCGTAATTCTACTCTACAATTAAAAATCTGcatattatttgtgtttttgcaGGTGTATGTATGGCACACGAGGACAGGGTCCGTCGCTCCCGCCTCGAGAACAATTTTGGATTCTAAATACGATGACACAAATCTTCGGGTGATACGAGAAAAGATGCTTCTGAAAAAAAAGTAGCAGTAATCTACTTATAGTTAAATATGGAACCCGATAATGTATAAAAAGTGTAATTGTTTCAAAAGGCAAATAAAGATTTACAGTAGCCTATATTTAAGTGTAAACTGTTGTCATTTGttattgtgtgatttttttccttaaatgatactttacttaactttttttttccaatctgtaAATGCTGTAATAAACTTTAAAATGTATAATCATTTTTAAACACACATAGGCTCCAAAATCAAACTCTCCACATTTAGCTTCAGTTTGTAAAATCAATCACTCAAAGGGGTTAATGCCGAGGAGGGT
The Penaeus chinensis breed Huanghai No. 1 chromosome 15, ASM1920278v2, whole genome shotgun sequence DNA segment above includes these coding regions:
- the LOC125032950 gene encoding galactosylgalactosylxylosylprotein 3-beta-glucuronosyltransferase P-like; its protein translation is MQRRLVTKYLLAGFLVMAVTMILYEMSTSRAERISCSYNENFRPVEDLRMHVRDQEEVAPARRPMDNADIPTIYVITPTYKRPVQIPDLTRMGQTLMHVPRLHWIVAEDTNNTNKHVVELLDHLGIPYTYLTTPMPHKFRIKSGSKPKGVSNRNAGLEWVRKHATSGVLYFADDDNTYDIRVFEEMRYTKRVSMFPVGLVTNKGISTPVVSNGKFVSFYDGWISHRKYPLDMAGFAINVNFFLKRPNASMPYVPGYEEDGMLKSLNFTMNEVEFVADNCTKVYVWHTRTGSVAPASRTILDSKYDDTNLRVIREKMLLKKK